A window of the Salvelinus alpinus chromosome 3, SLU_Salpinus.1, whole genome shotgun sequence genome harbors these coding sequences:
- the LOC139570753 gene encoding leucine-rich repeat-containing protein 73-like isoform X1, giving the protein MSCSLVDTFTKMLPGSIQITGETLSGAEIKDICDSLKENSVRLLSIRGCQLSDRDFGRVCRGVAESHSLAQLNMNLGVVSTISRTKHLADALKTNRSIQTLFLHGSPLLDAGLVTLNTALSTHPSLVSLDLGDCMLGDEALRLICAMLPPDGAKSACPTGLRELTLSANPSITTKGWARLAIAVAHSSQLRVLNLDYNPLGDQIAGMLAVAVASSRTLEVLDLEGTGLTNQSAQVFLEMVENYPTCLRVLVLAENAISPELQQQISDLLSEGEEEDDKEGEARGSAAIPTREKTAWIPHSNSHPQMVLLTSGLGESLLAETEM; this is encoded by the exons ATGTCATGTAGCCTAGTAGACACATTTACCAAAATGCTACCAGGTTCTATTCAAATAACGGGAGAGACACTGTCGGGAGCTGAGATCAAGGATATTTGTGACAGCCTGAAAGAGAACAGTGTGAGGCTTCTGTCTATCAGGGGATGTCAGCTTTCGGACCGTGACTTTGGACGGGTGTGTCGTGGTGTGGCGGAGTCCCACTCACTGGCGCAACTCAACATGAACCTCGGTGTGGTCTCCACCATCAGCCGAACCAAGCATCTCGCAGATGCACTCAAGACAAACAGATCGATCCAGACCCTTTT TCTCCATGGAAGCCCCCTCCTAGATGCAGGATTGGTCACACTCAACACTGCATTGTCTACTCACCCTTCACTGGTGTCTCTGGACCTGGGGGACTGTATGCTGGGGGATGAGGCACTGCGGCTCATCTGTGCCATGCTGCCTCCGGATGGGGCCAAATCAG CCTGTCCCACAGGGCTTAGAGAGCTGACTCTTAGTGCGAACCCCAGCATCACAACCAAGGGATGGGCCCGCCTGGCCATCGCTGTGGCCCACAGCTCCCAGCTCCGAGTCCTCAACCTGGACTACAACCCCCTGG GGGACCAGATTGCAGGTATGCTAGCAGTGGCTGTGGCGTCCAGCAGAACTCTGGAGGTGTTGGATCTGGAGGGAACAGGACTCACAAATCAGTCAGCACAG GTCTTCCTCGAAATGGTGGAGAACTACCCCACCTGTCTGCGCGTGCTGGTCCTGGCTGAGAATGCCATCAGCCCCGAGCTGCAGCAGCAGATTTCCGACCTGCTCtccgagggagaggaggaggacgacaaGGAGGGCGAGGCACGAGGCAGCGCTGCCATCCCCACCAGGGAGAAAACCGCGTGGATCCCCCACAGCA ACTCCCACCCCCAGATGGTCCTGCTGACGTCAGGTCTAGGTGAGAGCCTACTGGCTGAGACTGAGATGTGA
- the LOC139570753 gene encoding leucine-rich repeat-containing protein 73-like isoform X2 produces the protein MSCSLVDTFTKMLPGSIQITGETLSGAEIKDICDSLKENSVRLLSIRGCQLSDRDFGRVCRGVAESHSLAQLNMNLGVVSTISRTKHLADALKTNRSIQTLFLHGSPLLDAGLVTLNTALSTHPSLVSLDLGDCMLGDEALRLICAMLPPDGAKSGLRELTLSANPSITTKGWARLAIAVAHSSQLRVLNLDYNPLGDQIAGMLAVAVASSRTLEVLDLEGTGLTNQSAQVFLEMVENYPTCLRVLVLAENAISPELQQQISDLLSEGEEEDDKEGEARGSAAIPTREKTAWIPHSNSHPQMVLLTSGLGESLLAETEM, from the exons ATGTCATGTAGCCTAGTAGACACATTTACCAAAATGCTACCAGGTTCTATTCAAATAACGGGAGAGACACTGTCGGGAGCTGAGATCAAGGATATTTGTGACAGCCTGAAAGAGAACAGTGTGAGGCTTCTGTCTATCAGGGGATGTCAGCTTTCGGACCGTGACTTTGGACGGGTGTGTCGTGGTGTGGCGGAGTCCCACTCACTGGCGCAACTCAACATGAACCTCGGTGTGGTCTCCACCATCAGCCGAACCAAGCATCTCGCAGATGCACTCAAGACAAACAGATCGATCCAGACCCTTTT TCTCCATGGAAGCCCCCTCCTAGATGCAGGATTGGTCACACTCAACACTGCATTGTCTACTCACCCTTCACTGGTGTCTCTGGACCTGGGGGACTGTATGCTGGGGGATGAGGCACTGCGGCTCATCTGTGCCATGCTGCCTCCGGATGGGGCCAAATCAG GGCTTAGAGAGCTGACTCTTAGTGCGAACCCCAGCATCACAACCAAGGGATGGGCCCGCCTGGCCATCGCTGTGGCCCACAGCTCCCAGCTCCGAGTCCTCAACCTGGACTACAACCCCCTGG GGGACCAGATTGCAGGTATGCTAGCAGTGGCTGTGGCGTCCAGCAGAACTCTGGAGGTGTTGGATCTGGAGGGAACAGGACTCACAAATCAGTCAGCACAG GTCTTCCTCGAAATGGTGGAGAACTACCCCACCTGTCTGCGCGTGCTGGTCCTGGCTGAGAATGCCATCAGCCCCGAGCTGCAGCAGCAGATTTCCGACCTGCTCtccgagggagaggaggaggacgacaaGGAGGGCGAGGCACGAGGCAGCGCTGCCATCCCCACCAGGGAGAAAACCGCGTGGATCCCCCACAGCA ACTCCCACCCCCAGATGGTCCTGCTGACGTCAGGTCTAGGTGAGAGCCTACTGGCTGAGACTGAGATGTGA